Proteins encoded in a region of the Streptomyces violaceoruber genome:
- a CDS encoding LLM class flavin-dependent oxidoreductase, with product MHSTHRPHIGLGLPVDDPALLPAWARRADALPFSTLGLLDRLVYDNPEPLITLATLAGATSRIRLQTEVLIAPVHNTALLAKQTATLDRLSDGRFTLGIGVGGRADDCLAAGIDLHRRGRRLDEQMTLLRRTWDGEPYGRDVGPIGPRPATPGGPRVLFGGFAPAALERVGRFGDGFLGAALPAAHMSGLFRQVEAVWRKYDRPGRPRLVAQASVALGPDDTVQRARRNLRDYYAFTGRAEYMAEGLLTTAREIRAAVDAFRDIGADEVVLYCWTSDPDQVDRLADAVF from the coding sequence ATGCATTCCACGCACCGCCCGCACATCGGCCTCGGCCTGCCCGTCGACGACCCCGCCCTGCTGCCGGCCTGGGCCCGGCGCGCCGACGCGCTCCCCTTCAGCACGCTCGGCCTGCTCGACCGGCTCGTCTACGACAACCCCGAACCCCTGATCACCCTCGCGACCCTCGCGGGCGCCACCTCCCGCATCCGCCTGCAGACCGAGGTGCTGATCGCCCCCGTCCACAACACCGCACTGCTCGCCAAGCAGACCGCCACCCTCGACCGCCTGTCGGACGGCCGCTTCACGCTCGGCATCGGAGTCGGCGGGCGCGCCGACGACTGCCTCGCCGCCGGCATCGACCTGCACCGCCGGGGCCGCCGCCTCGACGAGCAGATGACCCTCCTGCGCCGCACCTGGGACGGCGAGCCCTACGGCCGGGACGTCGGCCCCATCGGCCCCCGCCCCGCCACGCCCGGCGGACCGCGGGTGCTGTTCGGCGGCTTCGCCCCGGCCGCCCTGGAACGGGTCGGCCGGTTCGGCGACGGCTTCCTCGGCGCCGCGCTGCCCGCCGCGCACATGAGCGGCCTGTTCCGCCAGGTCGAGGCGGTCTGGCGGAAGTACGACCGCCCGGGCCGGCCGCGCCTGGTCGCCCAGGCGAGCGTGGCCCTCGGCCCCGACGACACGGTGCAGCGGGCCCGGCGCAACCTCCGCGACTACTACGCCTTCACCGGACGCGCCGAGTACATGGCCGAGGGCCTGCTCACCACCGCACGGGAGATCCGGGCCGCCGTCGACGCCTTCCGGGACATCGGCGCCGACGAGGTCGTGCTCTACTGCTGGACATCGGACCCCGACCAGGTCGACCGCCTCGCCGACGCCGTGTTCTGA
- a CDS encoding methylated-DNA--[protein]-cysteine S-methyltransferase, producing MKQHTVIDSPYGALTLVAEDGALCGLYMTDQRHRPDEETFGARDERPFAETEEQLEAYFSGELKDFTLGLRLNGTPFQRMVWTQLRKIPYGETRSYGELAAALGNPAASRAVGLANGRNPIGIIVPCHRVIGASGGLTGYGGGLERKQRLLDFERGTAVPEALF from the coding sequence GTGAAACAGCACACCGTGATCGACAGCCCCTACGGCGCACTCACCCTCGTCGCCGAGGACGGCGCCCTGTGCGGCCTCTACATGACCGACCAGCGCCACCGCCCGGACGAGGAGACCTTCGGCGCCCGCGACGAACGTCCCTTCGCCGAGACCGAGGAGCAGCTGGAGGCCTACTTCTCCGGCGAACTGAAGGACTTCACCCTCGGCCTGCGGCTGAACGGCACCCCGTTCCAGCGCATGGTCTGGACACAGCTCCGGAAGATCCCGTACGGCGAGACCCGCAGCTACGGCGAGCTGGCCGCCGCCCTCGGCAACCCGGCCGCCTCCCGCGCCGTGGGCCTCGCCAACGGCCGCAACCCGATCGGCATCATCGTGCCCTGCCACCGCGTCATCGGCGCGAGCGGCGGCCTCACCGGCTACGGCGGCGGCCTGGAGCGCAAGCAGCGGCTGCTGGACTTCGAACGCGGGACGGCGGTACCGGAGGCCCTGTTCTAG
- a CDS encoding AlkA N-terminal domain-containing protein, translating to MQTGMHTDTERCVRAVQSKDARFDGWFFTAVLTTGIYCRPSCPVVPPKPGNMTFYPSAAACQQAGFRACKRCRPDTSPGSPEWNRRADLTARAMRLIADGVVDREGVPGLASRLGYSTRQVERQLLAELGAGPLALARAQRAQTARLLIETTPLPMADIAFAAGFSSIRTFNDTVREVYALSPSELRTRAPRNRRAATAPGALSLRLPFRAPLNPDNLFGHLAATAVPGVEEWRDGAYRRTLRLPYGHGIVALTPNPDHIACRLTLSDLRDLTVAISRCRRLLDLDADPTAIDDQLRADPLLAPLVDKAPGRRVPRTVDEAEFAVRAVLGQQVSTAAARTHAARLVTAHGDPVDDPEGGLTHLFPSTEALAAVDPETLAMPRTRRTTFTTLVAHLADGSVNPGVESDWAETRARLLALPGFGPWTADVIAMRALGDPDAFLPTDLGIRRAAAELGLPSTPAALTARAAAWRPWRAYAVQYLWATDDHPINFLPV from the coding sequence ATGCAGACGGGAATGCACACCGACACCGAGCGCTGCGTGCGCGCCGTGCAGTCGAAGGACGCGCGGTTCGACGGCTGGTTCTTCACGGCCGTCCTGACCACCGGCATCTACTGCCGGCCGAGCTGTCCGGTGGTGCCGCCCAAGCCCGGGAACATGACCTTCTACCCGAGCGCGGCGGCCTGCCAGCAGGCCGGGTTCCGGGCGTGCAAGCGCTGCCGCCCGGACACCAGCCCGGGCTCGCCCGAGTGGAACCGGCGCGCCGACCTCACGGCCCGCGCCATGCGCCTGATCGCCGACGGCGTCGTGGACCGCGAGGGCGTGCCCGGTCTCGCCTCCCGCCTCGGCTACAGCACCCGCCAGGTCGAACGCCAGCTCCTGGCCGAGCTGGGCGCGGGCCCCCTCGCCCTCGCCCGCGCACAGCGCGCCCAGACCGCACGGCTGCTGATCGAGACCACCCCGCTGCCCATGGCGGACATCGCCTTCGCGGCCGGCTTCTCCTCCATCCGCACCTTCAACGACACGGTCCGCGAGGTCTACGCCCTCTCCCCGAGCGAACTGCGCACCCGCGCCCCCAGGAACCGCCGCGCCGCCACCGCCCCCGGCGCCCTGTCCCTCCGCCTCCCCTTCCGCGCCCCCCTCAACCCCGACAACCTCTTCGGCCACCTCGCCGCCACCGCCGTACCCGGCGTGGAGGAGTGGCGGGACGGCGCGTACCGACGCACCCTGCGCCTCCCGTACGGTCACGGCATCGTGGCCCTCACCCCGAACCCCGACCACATCGCCTGCCGCCTCACCCTCAGCGACCTGCGCGACCTGACCGTCGCCATCAGCCGCTGCCGGCGCCTGCTCGACCTGGACGCCGACCCGACGGCGATCGACGACCAGCTGCGCGCCGACCCGCTGCTCGCGCCGCTCGTCGACAAGGCCCCCGGGCGGCGCGTGCCGCGCACCGTGGACGAGGCGGAGTTCGCCGTACGGGCCGTGCTCGGCCAGCAGGTCTCCACCGCCGCCGCCCGCACCCACGCCGCCCGCCTGGTCACCGCGCACGGCGATCCGGTGGACGACCCCGAGGGCGGCCTGACCCACCTCTTCCCGTCGACCGAGGCGCTGGCGGCGGTGGACCCGGAGACCCTGGCGATGCCCAGGACTCGCCGCACCACCTTCACCACCCTGGTCGCCCACCTGGCCGACGGCTCGGTCAACCCGGGCGTCGAGTCCGACTGGGCCGAGACCCGCGCCCGGCTCCTGGCCCTGCCCGGCTTCGGCCCCTGGACCGCCGACGTCATCGCCATGCGCGCCCTCGGCGACCCCGACGCCTTCCTCCCCACCGACCTCGGCATCCGCCGCGCCGCCGCCGAACTGGGCCTGCCCTCCACCCCGGCCGCGCTCACCGCCCGCGCGGCGGCCTGGCGGCCCTGGCGGGCGTACGCCGTCCAGTACCTGTGGGCGACCGACGACCACCCGATCAACTTCCTGCCCGTATAA
- a CDS encoding heavy metal translocating P-type ATPase, with product MSTTLAPTPVPAPVRRAPRRRTRVLALPEARWALVSLVAFLLALPLDLGGATAWTYGPLYAVAYASGGWEPALEGLRALREKTLDVDLLMIVAALGAAAIGQVLDGGLLIVIFATSGALEALATARTADSVRGLLDLAPTTATRLREGGEETVPTADLAVGDLVLVRPGERIGADGTVAEGAGEVDQATITGESLPVLKRPGDDVFAGTLNGTGALRVRVGRDPADSVIARIVTLVEEASRTKAPTQLFIEKIEQRYSVGVVVATLAVFGIPLAFGADLTDALLRAMTFMIVASPCAVVLATMPPLLSAIANAGRHGVLVKSAVAMERLGEIDTAALDKTGTLTEGTPEVTAVTPAAGAGVDEDALLALAAAAEHPSEHPLARAIVAAARARGLHIAPADDFTAAPGRGVTAVIDGRTVHVGRAEPTEGAAGAAGAETTVRVTRDGTHLGTLALTDRLRDDAARATTRLTALTGTAPTLLTGDHAAAAARVADATGITDVRAGLLPEDKVGAVRERERAGRKVLFVGDGVNDAPALAAAHAGVAMGRAGSDLALETADAVVVRDELTAVPAVVDLSRRARRLVVQNLAVAGVFITVLVLWDLIGHLPLPLGVAGHEGSTVLVGLNGLRLLRESAWRPE from the coding sequence GTGTCCACCACGCTTGCCCCCACCCCGGTCCCCGCGCCCGTCCGCCGGGCGCCCCGCCGCCGCACCCGCGTCCTCGCCCTGCCCGAGGCCCGCTGGGCGCTGGTGTCCCTCGTCGCCTTCCTCCTCGCCCTGCCCCTCGACCTCGGCGGTGCCACCGCCTGGACGTACGGCCCGCTGTACGCCGTCGCCTACGCGTCCGGCGGCTGGGAACCCGCGCTGGAAGGGCTGCGGGCGCTGCGCGAGAAGACCCTGGACGTCGACCTGCTGATGATCGTCGCGGCGCTCGGCGCGGCCGCGATCGGGCAGGTCCTCGACGGCGGTCTGCTGATCGTCATCTTCGCCACCTCCGGCGCCCTGGAGGCCCTGGCCACCGCCCGCACCGCCGACTCCGTGCGCGGCCTGCTCGACCTCGCGCCCACCACCGCGACCCGGCTGCGGGAAGGCGGCGAGGAGACCGTCCCGACCGCCGACCTCGCCGTCGGCGACCTGGTCCTGGTCCGGCCGGGGGAGCGGATCGGCGCCGACGGCACCGTCGCCGAGGGCGCCGGAGAGGTCGACCAGGCCACCATCACCGGCGAGTCCCTGCCCGTCCTCAAGCGCCCCGGCGACGACGTCTTCGCCGGCACCCTCAACGGCACCGGCGCGCTGCGCGTCCGCGTCGGGCGCGACCCGGCCGACTCGGTCATCGCCCGGATCGTCACCCTGGTCGAGGAGGCGTCCCGCACCAAGGCGCCGACCCAGCTGTTCATCGAGAAGATCGAGCAGCGCTACTCGGTCGGGGTGGTCGTCGCCACCCTCGCGGTCTTCGGCATCCCGCTCGCCTTCGGCGCCGACCTCACCGACGCCCTGCTGCGCGCCATGACCTTCATGATCGTCGCCTCGCCGTGCGCGGTCGTCCTGGCGACCATGCCGCCGCTGCTCTCGGCCATCGCCAACGCCGGCCGGCACGGCGTCCTGGTCAAGTCGGCGGTCGCCATGGAACGCCTCGGCGAGATCGACACCGCCGCCCTCGACAAGACCGGCACCCTCACCGAGGGCACCCCCGAGGTGACCGCCGTAACCCCCGCGGCCGGCGCCGGGGTCGACGAGGACGCCCTCCTCGCCCTCGCCGCCGCGGCCGAGCACCCCAGCGAGCACCCGCTGGCCCGCGCGATCGTGGCCGCCGCCCGCGCCCGGGGACTGCACATCGCGCCCGCCGACGACTTCACGGCGGCCCCCGGCCGCGGCGTGACGGCCGTGATCGACGGCCGCACGGTGCACGTCGGCCGCGCCGAGCCCACCGAGGGCGCTGCGGGCGCTGCGGGCGCCGAAACCACCGTCCGCGTCACCCGCGACGGCACCCACCTCGGCACCCTCGCCCTCACCGACCGCCTCCGCGACGACGCCGCCCGGGCCACCACCCGGCTCACCGCCCTCACCGGCACCGCCCCCACCCTGCTCACCGGCGACCACGCGGCCGCCGCCGCCCGCGTGGCCGACGCGACCGGCATCACCGACGTCCGCGCCGGACTGCTGCCGGAGGACAAGGTCGGGGCCGTACGGGAACGGGAGCGGGCCGGCCGCAAGGTGCTCTTCGTCGGCGACGGCGTCAACGACGCCCCCGCGCTGGCCGCCGCGCACGCCGGTGTCGCCATGGGCCGGGCCGGCTCCGACCTCGCCCTGGAGACCGCCGACGCGGTCGTCGTGCGCGACGAGCTGACGGCCGTACCCGCCGTCGTGGACCTCTCCCGGCGGGCCCGCAGACTGGTCGTCCAGAACCTGGCCGTCGCCGGGGTCTTCATCACCGTCCTCGTCCTGTGGGACCTCATCGGCCACCTCCCGCTGCCGCTCGGCGTCGCGGGCCACGAGGGCTCGACCGTGCTGGTCGGCCTGAACGGCCTGCGGCTGCTGCGCGAGTCGGCCTGGCGCCCGGAGTGA
- a CDS encoding ArsR/SmtB family transcription factor has translation MGHGAATTAQDAAARVRLDADNVAKVATTLQALSTPSRLLILARLREGPLPATELAAEVGMEQSACSHQLRLLRNLGLVVGERRGRSVVYALHDDHVAGLLDQAVYHVEHLRLGISDTAE, from the coding sequence ATGGGTCACGGAGCCGCCACCACCGCGCAGGACGCCGCCGCACGCGTGCGGCTGGACGCGGACAACGTCGCCAAGGTCGCCACCACGCTCCAGGCCCTGTCCACCCCCTCCCGGCTGCTGATCCTGGCCCGGCTGCGCGAGGGCCCGCTGCCCGCGACCGAGTTGGCGGCGGAGGTCGGCATGGAGCAGTCCGCCTGCTCCCACCAGCTGCGGCTGCTGCGCAACCTGGGCCTCGTCGTGGGTGAGCGACGTGGCCGTTCGGTGGTGTACGCGCTGCACGACGACCATGTGGCCGGGCTGCTCGACCAGGCCGTGTACCACGTGGAGCACCTGCGGCTGGGGATCAGCGACACGGCCGAGTGA
- a CDS encoding DUF72 domain-containing protein codes for MGDILVGACSWTDRQLLASGWYPRGRRDAEGRLRHYASRLPVVEVDAGYYALPSRRNSELWVERTPDGFRFDVKAFSLLTGHPTRAESLPADLRGTDPGPLRRGRAGEGLLDEVWGRFAEGIEPLRKAGRLGTVLFQFPPWFAPGDPAEATLEACALRTQGWPLAVEFRHPGWWEPERAEATRASLSALGASAVGTDMAQRLPGSLPPIAPVTRPSLAVVRFHGRSAAWGRGSKEDRFRYDYDVTELAAWVPRLRRAARQADELHVLFNNCCADAAVGAAESMRRLLTRPCR; via the coding sequence ATGGGTGACATTCTGGTCGGCGCCTGTTCGTGGACGGACCGGCAGCTCCTGGCGAGCGGCTGGTATCCGCGCGGGCGCCGGGACGCGGAGGGGCGGCTGCGGCACTACGCCTCGCGGCTGCCCGTCGTCGAAGTGGACGCCGGATACTACGCGTTGCCGAGCCGGCGCAACAGCGAGCTGTGGGTGGAGCGCACGCCGGACGGCTTCCGCTTCGACGTCAAGGCGTTCTCCCTGCTGACCGGCCACCCCACGCGCGCGGAGTCCCTGCCCGCGGACCTGCGCGGAACCGACCCCGGCCCGCTGAGGCGCGGGCGGGCGGGTGAGGGCCTGCTGGACGAGGTGTGGGGGCGCTTCGCCGAGGGGATCGAGCCGCTGCGCAAGGCCGGACGGCTCGGCACCGTGCTGTTCCAGTTCCCGCCGTGGTTCGCGCCGGGCGACCCGGCCGAGGCGACGCTCGAAGCGTGCGCCCTGCGTACGCAGGGATGGCCGCTCGCCGTGGAGTTCCGCCATCCGGGGTGGTGGGAGCCGGAGCGGGCGGAGGCCACCCGCGCGTCGCTGTCCGCCCTCGGCGCGTCGGCCGTCGGCACCGACATGGCCCAGCGGCTGCCCGGGTCCCTGCCGCCCATCGCGCCGGTCACCCGGCCCTCCCTCGCCGTCGTACGGTTCCACGGCCGCAGCGCCGCCTGGGGGAGGGGAAGCAAGGAGGACCGCTTCCGGTACGACTACGACGTGACCGAACTCGCCGCCTGGGTGCCCCGGTTGCGGCGCGCCGCCCGGCAGGCGGACGAGCTGCACGTGCTCTTCAACAACTGCTGCGCGGACGCCGCCGTTGGAGCCGCCGAGAGCATGCGGCGGCTGCTCACTCGGCCGTGTCGCTGA
- a CDS encoding glycoside hydrolase family 2 TIM barrel-domain containing protein: MPHSPVSPAESPAPQPGRPRPVVSRRRLLEGGAAVLGALALSASPLTAQAAVRRAAADEPPEWNDFGVFRLGTQPPHATLTPYADVEQALAGDRARSPYRLSLDGTWKFAYADRPEDRDADFHRTDVDDGDWGTIPVPSVWQLHGHDFPIYLNITYPYWGPNGQGEEPQPPAAPTRYNPVGQYRRTFTVPRDWTGRRTFLHFEGVKSAHYVWINGELAGYDEDSYTPSEYDVTDLLKPGTNQIAVEVYRYSDGDWMEDQDMIRLSGIFRSVHLYSTPAVHLRDFKLDTPLDDTYTGAELAVTASVRAYGEGGTGRYTVETQLYDARGHAVWSRPLQQPVDVGGARAGEDVTVRAAKAVPKPRLWSAEHPDLYTAVLRLRDPAGKVTETLSHRVGFREFALKDGLMRINGEPVSIRGTNRHEMHPARGTALTREDMVEDIKIIKRMNMNSVRTSHYPNNPYWLELADEYGLYLVDETNLETHGIRGEYPGDHPDWTAACVARAQNMVHRDKNHASVVIWSLGNEAGGGSTFSAMHDWIRSYDDTRVIQYEGDDRPGVSDIRSEMYDSPQRVEQRAKDTSDTRPYVMIEYAHSMGNSTGNFKKYWDVVRRYDVLQGGWIWDFVDQSLYTPVPARTLLTEAGPAGLRGEILATRGTLDRDEGLSGITVFERHDSLDLTGSLTLEAWVTPHVTGYHQPIIAKGDTQYALKQNGRTLEFFIHSEGQWITANWTVPEDWTGREHHLAGVFDADAGTLTLYVDGVERATRTTDRRPSSNTAPLALASDADNQVREFSGTVRRARVYARALGAAELASESRGPGDDGVRFWFDAATVKTSTRRPRDKTFLAYGGDWGDNPNDGAFVADGIVTADRGHTGKAAEVKRVYQAIDAARTPGGGPGAVTLTNEYLFTHLREFDGHWELVADGEVVRRGRLTRDQLDVAPRSSKDITVPVRLPGRPGPGTEYFLQLSFTTKESTPWAKAGFEVARRQLPVEADVPAVTPVRAASVPALRHEDRDQEVEVTGRGFSVTVDKRTGTISSYEAKGTRLITSGPVPNFWRAPTDNDKGNGQHTRNQTWRDAGARRKVTGVTVRALGDRAVEIKVTGTLPTSVESTYGTTYTVFGNGEIKVDNTLHPGAANLPYIPEVGTMLLLPRGLDRVHWYGRGPEENHWDRNDGTDVGRYSGTVAEQWTPYIRPQENGNKTDVRWIALTDRHGVGLLASGEPLLEANASYFTPEDLSAGVRHDYQLTPRDEVVLRLNHRQMGVGGDNSWGAHTHDEFKLFADRDYAYTYRLRPLTDVRDATRASRRPTATE; this comes from the coding sequence ATGCCGCACTCGCCCGTGTCACCCGCCGAATCCCCGGCCCCTCAGCCCGGCCGGCCCCGCCCGGTCGTCAGCCGCCGCCGCCTCCTGGAGGGCGGTGCCGCCGTCCTCGGCGCCCTCGCGCTGTCCGCGTCGCCCCTCACGGCACAGGCGGCCGTACGGCGGGCGGCGGCCGACGAGCCGCCGGAGTGGAACGACTTCGGCGTCTTCCGGCTCGGCACCCAGCCGCCGCACGCCACGCTCACGCCGTACGCGGACGTCGAGCAGGCGCTCGCCGGCGACCGCGCCCGCTCGCCCTACCGGCTCAGCCTGGACGGCACCTGGAAGTTCGCCTACGCCGACCGTCCCGAGGACCGGGACGCCGACTTCCACCGCACCGACGTGGACGACGGGGACTGGGGGACCATCCCCGTCCCGTCCGTGTGGCAGCTGCACGGCCACGACTTCCCCATCTACCTGAACATCACCTACCCGTACTGGGGTCCCAACGGCCAGGGCGAGGAGCCGCAGCCGCCCGCCGCGCCGACCCGCTACAACCCGGTCGGCCAGTACCGGCGCACCTTCACCGTCCCCCGGGACTGGACGGGCCGTCGCACCTTCCTCCACTTCGAGGGCGTCAAGTCCGCGCACTACGTCTGGATCAACGGCGAACTGGCCGGCTACGACGAGGACTCCTACACGCCCTCCGAGTACGACGTCACCGACCTCCTCAAGCCGGGCACCAACCAGATCGCCGTCGAGGTCTACCGCTACTCCGACGGCGACTGGATGGAGGACCAGGACATGATCCGGCTGAGCGGCATCTTCCGCTCGGTCCACCTCTACTCCACCCCGGCCGTGCACCTGCGCGACTTCAAGCTGGACACCCCGCTCGACGACACCTACACCGGCGCCGAACTGGCCGTCACCGCGAGCGTGCGGGCGTACGGCGAGGGCGGCACGGGCCGCTACACCGTCGAGACCCAGCTGTACGACGCGCGCGGCCACGCCGTCTGGTCCCGGCCGCTGCAACAGCCCGTCGACGTCGGCGGGGCCCGCGCGGGCGAGGACGTCACGGTACGGGCCGCGAAGGCGGTGCCGAAGCCCCGGCTCTGGTCCGCCGAACACCCCGACCTCTACACGGCCGTCCTGCGCTTGCGCGATCCCGCCGGGAAGGTGACCGAGACCCTGTCGCACCGGGTCGGCTTCCGCGAGTTCGCGCTCAAGGACGGGCTGATGCGGATCAACGGCGAGCCGGTGTCCATCCGCGGCACCAACCGCCACGAGATGCACCCCGCCCGCGGCACCGCGCTCACCCGCGAGGACATGGTCGAGGACATCAAAATCATCAAGCGGATGAACATGAACAGCGTCCGCACCTCGCACTACCCCAACAACCCCTACTGGCTCGAACTGGCCGACGAGTACGGCCTCTACCTCGTCGACGAGACCAACCTGGAGACCCACGGCATCCGCGGCGAGTACCCCGGCGACCACCCGGACTGGACCGCCGCCTGCGTGGCCCGCGCCCAGAACATGGTGCACCGCGACAAGAACCACGCCTCGGTCGTCATCTGGTCGCTGGGCAACGAGGCGGGCGGCGGCTCCACCTTCAGCGCCATGCACGACTGGATCCGCTCCTACGACGACACCCGCGTCATCCAGTACGAGGGCGACGACCGCCCCGGCGTCAGCGACATCCGCTCGGAGATGTACGACAGCCCGCAGCGCGTCGAGCAGCGCGCGAAGGACACCTCCGACACCCGGCCGTACGTCATGATCGAGTACGCCCACTCGATGGGGAACTCCACCGGCAACTTCAAGAAGTACTGGGACGTCGTCCGCCGCTACGACGTCCTCCAGGGCGGCTGGATCTGGGACTTCGTCGACCAGTCCCTCTACACGCCCGTCCCCGCCCGCACCCTGCTCACCGAGGCCGGGCCCGCCGGGCTGCGCGGGGAGATCCTCGCCACCCGCGGCACCCTCGACCGCGACGAGGGACTGTCCGGCATCACCGTCTTCGAGCGCCACGACAGCCTCGACCTCACGGGCTCACTGACCCTGGAGGCCTGGGTCACCCCGCACGTGACGGGCTACCACCAGCCGATCATCGCCAAGGGCGACACCCAGTACGCGCTGAAGCAGAACGGCCGGACCCTGGAGTTCTTCATCCACTCCGAAGGCCAGTGGATCACCGCGAACTGGACCGTGCCGGAGGACTGGACCGGCCGCGAGCACCACCTCGCGGGCGTCTTCGACGCGGACGCCGGGACCCTGACCCTCTACGTCGACGGCGTCGAACGGGCCACCCGCACCACCGACCGGCGCCCCAGCAGCAACACCGCGCCCCTCGCGCTCGCCTCCGACGCCGACAACCAGGTGCGGGAGTTCAGTGGCACCGTCCGCCGCGCCCGCGTCTACGCCCGCGCCCTCGGCGCCGCCGAACTGGCCTCCGAGAGCCGCGGACCCGGCGACGACGGTGTGCGGTTCTGGTTCGACGCCGCCACGGTGAAGACCTCGACGCGGCGCCCCCGGGACAAGACGTTCCTCGCCTACGGCGGCGACTGGGGCGACAACCCCAACGACGGCGCCTTCGTCGCGGACGGCATCGTCACCGCCGACCGCGGCCACACCGGCAAGGCCGCCGAGGTCAAGCGCGTCTACCAGGCGATCGACGCCGCCCGCACCCCGGGCGGCGGCCCCGGCGCCGTCACCCTCACCAACGAGTACCTCTTCACCCACCTCCGCGAGTTCGACGGGCACTGGGAACTCGTCGCCGACGGCGAGGTCGTACGGCGCGGGAGGCTGACCCGGGACCAACTGGACGTGGCACCGCGCTCCAGCAAGGACATCACCGTCCCCGTCCGGCTGCCGGGGCGACCCGGCCCGGGTACCGAGTACTTCCTCCAGCTCTCCTTCACCACCAAGGAGTCCACCCCGTGGGCGAAGGCGGGCTTCGAGGTGGCCCGCCGACAGCTCCCCGTCGAGGCCGACGTCCCGGCGGTGACGCCGGTCCGCGCGGCGAGCGTGCCGGCCCTGCGCCACGAGGACCGCGACCAGGAGGTCGAGGTCACCGGCAGGGGCTTCTCGGTCACCGTCGACAAGCGCACCGGCACCATCAGCTCCTACGAGGCCAAGGGCACCCGGCTGATCACCTCGGGACCGGTGCCCAACTTCTGGCGCGCGCCCACCGACAACGACAAGGGCAACGGCCAGCACACCCGCAACCAGACCTGGCGCGACGCGGGCGCCCGCCGGAAGGTCACCGGCGTCACCGTGCGCGCGCTCGGCGACCGGGCCGTCGAGATCAAGGTCACCGGCACGCTGCCCACCTCGGTGGAGTCCACGTACGGCACCACCTACACGGTGTTCGGCAACGGCGAGATCAAGGTCGACAACACCCTGCACCCGGGCGCCGCGAACCTGCCCTACATTCCCGAGGTCGGCACGATGCTGCTCCTGCCGCGCGGCCTGGACCGCGTGCACTGGTACGGCCGCGGCCCCGAGGAGAACCACTGGGACCGCAACGACGGCACGGACGTCGGCCGCTACTCCGGGACCGTCGCCGAGCAGTGGACGCCGTACATCCGCCCGCAGGAGAACGGCAACAAGACCGACGTCCGCTGGATCGCCCTCACCGACCGCCACGGCGTGGGCCTGCTCGCCTCCGGCGAACCCCTCCTGGAGGCCAACGCGTCGTACTTCACGCCGGAGGACCTGTCGGCCGGGGTGCGGCACGACTACCAGCTCACCCCGAGGGACGAGGTCGTCCTGCGCCTGAACCACCGGCAGATGGGCGTCGGCGGCGACAACAGCTGGGGTGCGCACACCCACGACGAGTTCAAGCTCTTCGCCGACCGGGACTACGCGTACACCTACCGGCTGCGCCCGCTCACCGACGTGCGCGACGCGACGCGCGCCTCGCGGCGGCCGACGGCGACGGAATAG